CTCCGGTTGCTGGACGCGCCGGTGTCCGGCGGTGAGGCCGGCGCCCGCAACGCCGCACTGTCCATCATGGTCGGCGGCGAGCCGGCCGACTTCGCGGCCGCCAAGCCGATCTTCGACGTGCTCGGCAAGACCGTCGTGCACGTCGGTCCGAGCGGTTCCGGGCAGACCGTGAAAGCCGCCAACCAGCTGATCGTCGCGGCGAACATCCAGGCGCTCGCGGAGGCCGTCGTCTTCCTGGCGGCCTACGGGGTGGACACCGCGGCCGCGCTGGAGGTCCTCGGCGGCGGGCTGGCCGGGTCGACGGTGCTCCAGCAGAAGAAGCAGAACATGCTCACCCACTCCTTCGAGCCCGGCTTCCGCATCGAACTGCACCACAAGGACCTGGGCATCGTCACCGCCGCCGCCCGCGAAGCCGGCGTCGTCATCCCCCTCGGCGCGCTGGTCGCCCAGCTGATGGCCGCCGCGAAGGCCGCCGGGGACGGCGGGCTCGACCACTCGGGCCTGCTGCGCGGCGTCGAGCGGCTCAGCGGCCGCGCCGACACCTGATCTCCGTCCGGGCGGCACGTCCCGGACCTCCCGCATCGGAAGGAAAACCAACCATGGCACGCATGAGAGTCGTCGACGCCGCGGTGCTCATCCTGGAGAAGGAGGGCGCCACCCAGGTGTTCGGCCTGCCGGGTGCGGCGATCAACCCGTTCTACAGCGCCATGAAGGCCCACGGCGGCATCCGGCACGTGCTGGCCCGCCACGTCGAGGCGGCCTCGCACATGGCCGAGGGCTACACCCGCGCCGCACCGGGCAACATCGGCGTCTGCGTCGGGACCTCCGGCCCGGCCGGCACCGACATGATCACCGGCCTGTACTCGGCGTCGGCGGACTCCGTCCCGATCCTGTGCATCACCGGGCAGGCACCGGTCGCGAAGCTGCACAAGGAGGACTTCCAGGCCGTCGACATCTCCGCCATCGCCGCGCCGGTCGCGAAGATGGCGGTCACCGTCCTGGAGCCGGCGCAGGTGCCGGGCACGTTCGCGAAGGCGTTCCAGCTGATGCGGGAGGGCAGGCCCGGCCCGGTGCTGATCGACCTGCCGCTCGACGTCCAGCTCGCCGAGATCGAGTTCGACATCGCCACCTACGAGCCGCTGCCGGTGGCCAAACCGGCGGCGACCCGCGCGCAGGCCGAGCGGGCCCTGTCGATGCTGGGCGAGGCCGAGCGGCCGCTGATCGTCTCCGGCGGCGGCGTGGTCAACGCCGACGCCGCCGAGCTGCTGGTCGAACTGGCCGAGCTGACCGGTGTCCCGGTCGTGCCGACGCTGATGGGCTGGGGCACGATCCCCGACGACCATCCCCTGATGGCCGGGATGGTGGGCCTGCAAACGTCACACCGCTACGGCAACGCGACGCTGCTGGCCAGCGACTTCGTGCTCGGCATCGGCAACCGCTGGGCCAACCGGCACACCGGCGGCCTGGACGTCTACACCGCGGGCCGCACGTTCGTGCACGTCGACATCGAGCCGACGCAGATCGGGCGGGTGTTCGCACCGGACTACGGCATCGTGTCCGACGCCAGGGCCGCGCTCGAGGTCTTCGTCGAGGTGGCGCGCCAGTGGCGGGCCGCGGGCCGGCTGCCGGACCGCTCGCGGTGGGCGGCGGAGTGCCGGCAGCGCCGCCGGACCCTGCTGCGCAAGACGCACTTCGACACCGTGCCGATCAAGCCGCAGCGCGTCTACCAGGAGATGAACCGCGCCTTCGGCCCCGGCACCCGCTACGTCAGCACGATCGGGCTGTCGCAGATCCAGGCCGCGCAGATGCTGCACGTCTACCAGCCGCGGCACTGGATCAACGCCGGGCAGGCCGGCCCGCTCGGCTGGACCGTTCCCGCCGCGCTGGGGGTGGCCACCGCCCACCCGGACGCCACGGTCGTCGCGCTGTCCGGTGACTACGACTTCCAGTTCCTCATCGAGGAGCTCGCGGTCGGCGCGCAGTTCGGCATCCCGTACGTGCACGTCCTGGTGAACAACGCCTACCTCGGCCTGATCCGGCAGGCGCAGCGCGGGTTCGACATGGACTACTGCGTGCAGCTGTCGTTCGAGAACATCAACGCACCGGAGCTCGGCGGATACGGCGTCGACCACGTCAAGGTCGCCGAAGGGCTGGGCTGCAAGGCGATCCGGGTGTTCGAGCCCGACGACATCCTGCCGTCGCTGGAGAAGGCCAAGACGCTCGCGGCGGAGCTGCGCGTGCCGGTCGTCGTCGAGATCATCCTGGAGCGGGTCACGAACGTGTCGATGGGCGCCGCGGCCATCGACGACGTGGCCGAGTTCGAGGAGCTCGCCGAGCGGCCCGGGGACGCGCCGACCGCGATCGTCCCGGCCTGAGGGGCCCCGGTGCCGACAGTGCCGACGGTGCTTGTCGCTTCCGACAAGTTCAAGGGCTCGCTGACCGCGGCGCAGGTCGCCGACGCCGTGGGTGCCGGCGTGCGCCGGGCCAGGCCGGACGCGCGGGTGCGCGCGGTGCCCGTCGCCGACGGGGGCGACGGCACGCTCGCGGCGGTGCTGGACGCGGGGTTCACCGCGGTGCCGGTCACCGCGTCCGGGCCGACGGGCGAGCCGGTGGACACCCGGTACGCCAGGCGGGGTGATGTCGCGGTGGTGGAGCTGGCCGCCGTGTCCGGGCTGGTGCGCCTGCCCGGCGGCCGGCTCCGGCCGCTGTGCGCCACCAGCCGCGGCACGGGCGAGGTGATGGCCGCGGCGATCGCGGCCGGGTGCCGGGAGATCGTGCTGGGCGTCGGCGGCAGCGCCGGCACCGACGGTGGTGCCGGCCTGGTCGCCGCGCTCGGCGCGCGCCTGCTCGACGCCTCGGGCGACGACATCGGCGACGGCGGGGTGGCGTTGCCCGATGTCGCCTCGATCGACCTCACCGGCCTGCGGGCGGCGACACGGGGCGTGGCCGTGACGATCGCGTCCGATGTGGACAATCCGCTGACCGGCCCGCGGGGTGCGGCGGCGGTGTACGGTCCGCAGAAGGGGGCCGGCCCGGCGGAGGTGGCCCGGCTGGACGCGGCCCTGGCGCACTGGGCGGACGTGGTCGCCCGCACCACCGGCCGCGACCTGCGGGACACGCCCGGCGCGGGCGCGGCGGGCGGCGTCGGCTTCGCCGGGCTGGCCCTGCTCGGCGCGGCGCTGCGGCCGGGCATCGAGCTGGTGCTCGACCTGGCCGGGTTCGCCGGGGCCCTCCGCGGCGCCGACCTCGTCGTCACCGGGGAGGGCAAGCTGGACGAGCAGACGTTGCACGGCAAGGCACCGGCCGGGGTCGCGCGGGCGGCCGGGCGCGCCGGCGTGCCGGTGGTCGCGGTGTGCGGCAGCACGACGCTGCCGCCCGCGCGGCTGCACGACACCGGCATCCGGGCGGCCTACGCGCTGACCGACCTCGAACCGGACATCGACGTCTGCCTGCGTGACGGGGCGCGGCTGCTGGAAACACTCGGCGAGCGGATCGCCGCCGAACACCTCGAGGGAGGCGAAACCGAATGAGCGAGCGAACGCTGGTCATCCGGGCCCGCCGGACGGTCACCCCGTCCGGGGAACGGCCGGCCGCTGTCGTGGTCCGCGGGGGTGCGATCGCCGCCGTCGAGGCGTTCGACGCGGTCGTGCCGGGCGCCGAGGAGGTGCACCTGGCCGGCGACGAGGTCCTGCTGCCCGGGCTGGTGGACTCCCACGTGCACGTCAACGATCCCGGCCGCACCGAGTGGGAGGGCTTCCGCAGCGCGACCAGGGCAGCCGCGGCCGGCGGTGTGACGACCCTGGTCGACATGCCGCTCAACAGCATCCCGCCCACGGTCGACGTCGCCGCCCTGGAGACCAAGCGCAAGACCGCGCGGGACCAGATCTGGACGGACACCGGGTTCTGGGGCGGGGCCGTGCCCGGCAACGTGCCGGACCTGCGGCCGCTGCACGAGGCCGGGGTGTTCGGGTTCAAGTGCTTCCTGTCGCCCTCGGGTGTCGAGGAGTTCGGTCACCTCGACCGGGCCCAGCTGGACGCGGCGATGCGGGAGATCGCCTCGTTCGGCGGGCTGCTGATCGTGCACGCCGAGGCCCACGACGCGGTCGGCGCCGCCCACGGCCGCGACTACCGCGACTTCCTGGCGTCCCGTCCGCGGGAGGCGGAGAACCGCGCGGTCCGGGAGGTCGTCGAGCTGTCCGGCGCGACCGGGTGCCGGGTGCACATCCTGCACGTGTCGAGCGCGGAGGTCGTGCCGATCATCGCGCAGGCCCGCGCCGGCGGGGTGCCGGTCACCGCCGAGACCTGCCCGCACTACCTGACCCTCACCGCCGAGGACATCCCGCCCGGGGCGACCCAGTTCAAGTGCTGCCCGCCGATCCGGGAACGGGACAACCGCGAGGAGCTGTGGGCGGCGCTGCGCGACGGGGTGATCGATCTGGTGGTCAGCGACCACTCACCGTCCACAGTGGCCTTGAAAAGACTGGACTCGGGGGACTTCGGCGAGGCGTGGGGCGGTATTTCGTCGCTCCAGCTCGGTCTGCCGCTGGTGTGGACGCACGGGCGGGCGCGCGGGTTCGGCCTGTCCGATGTGGTCAGGTGGATGGCGCAGGCGCCGGCCGCGCAGACCGGGATGCGCCGCAAGGGCCGGATCGAGCCCGGCTGCGACGCGGACTTCTGCGTGCTCGCGCCGGACGAGGAGTTCGTCGTCGCGGCGCGGTCGCTGCACCACCGCAACCCGATCACCCCGTACGAGGGGCAGCGGTTGCGCGGTGTGGTGCGCAGCACGTGGCTGCGGGGCGAGCGGATCGACCTCGGCGCGCCGCCACGGGGCCGGATGCTGGTGCGGGACGAGACGTGAGCGGTGACGGGTTTTCCGAGGAGAACGGGAGAGATGGCATGAACGGCCGGTACTACGCACCCACGGGCGGCCTGCCCCCGCAGACCCAGCTCACCACCGACCGGGCGGTGTTCACCGAGGCCTACGCCGTCCTGCCGCGCGGCACGATGACCGACATCGTGACCAGCAACCTGCCGTTCTGGGACGGCACGCGGGTGTGGATCCTCGCCCGGCCGCTGTCCGGGTTCGCCGAGACGTTCGCCCAGTACATCGTGGAGGTCTCGCCCGGTGGCGGCTCGCAGCGGCCCGAACCGGACCCGCGCGCGGAGGGCGTGGTGTTCGTGGTCGGCGGCGAGCTGGTCGTGTCGATCGACGGCACCGCGCACACCCTGGGCGAGGGCGGTTACGCCTACCTGCCGCCCGGGACCAGCTGGAGCGCGCGCAACGAGGGCGGCGAGCTGGCCCGGTTCCACTGGGTGCGCAAGGCCTACGAGGCCGTCGAGGGCCTTGCCGCGCCGGAGGCGTTCGTCACCAACGAGCGCGACATCGAGCCGGCGCCGATGCCCGGCACCGGCGGCGCCTGGACGACCACGCGGTTCGTCGACCCCGCCGACCTGCGGCACGACATGCACGTCAACATCGTCAACTTCGAGCCCGGCGCGGCGATCCCGTTCCCGGAGACGCACGTGATGGAGCACGGGCTGTACGTGCTCGAGGGCAAGGCCGTGTACCTGCTGAACAAGGACTGGGTGGAGGTGCAGGAGGGCGACTTCATGTGGCTGCGGGCGTTCTGCCCGCAGGCCTGTTACGCCGGGGGACCGGGCCGGTTCCGCTACCTGCTGTACAAGGACGTCAACCGGCACCCGAAGCTGTGAACTCACCGACGAGGAGGTCCGAGATGGACGTGCACCTGGACGCGGGCGATGCCGCCCCCGATTTCGCGTTGCCCGGTGCCGACGGCGCGACGGTGACGCTCGAGTCGCTGCGGGGCCGGCGCAGCATCCTCTACTTCTACCCGGCCGCCGGCACTCCCGGCTGCACGACCGAGGCGTGCGACTTCCGGGACAACCTGGCTTCCCTGCACGCGGCCGGGGTGACGGTCGTCGGCATTTCGCCGGATCCGCCGCAGCGGCTGGCGGAGTGGGCCGGTGCGGAGCGGCTGACCTACCCGTTGCTGTCCGATGTGGACGGATCGGTGCACCGCAGCTACGGGGCGTGGGGTGAGCGGACCGTCAACGGCACGACCGGTACCGGCCCGCTGCGCTCGACGTTCGTCCTGGACGCGACCGGTCGCATCGAACACGCCCAGTACGCGGTGCAGGCGCAGGGGCACGTCCGGAAGCTGCGCGCGCTGCTGGGGATCTGAGCCGCCCGTCGTCAGGGGGTGCCCGGCGCGGCGGTCAGGCCGAGTTGCGTGCGCACCGCGTGTTCGTCCCAGAGGGTCCACCGGTGGGTGAACCGGCCATCCGGGTCGAAGCGGTACACGTCGACCATCGGTACGCACAACCGGGCTCCGGTGGCCGGGGGCAGCCCGGCGAAGGCATCACCCTGGTGGGTGCCGGTGAGGATGAGCCGCTGCACGAGGGTGTCGCCCTCGACGATCTGCTCCTCGGTGTGGACCCGCAGGTCCGGGAACGCCCGGCGGGTCCCGGCGACGAACGCGGCGAGCTCCGCCGCGTTCGTGGTGCGGTCCTCCGCGGCGAGGTACTGGGTGTATCCGGGGGCGAGGAGGTCGTCGAGGACCGCGACGTCGCCCTGGTTGAACACCTCTTCGCTGATGCGGCGTGCGCGGATCTTGATCTCGGCGGTCATGGTCGTTTCCTTCCGTCGGTGACTGCCCGTCCAGCATGGGCGCGGGAGGCGGACGAGCCCACGACGAACGCTCACCGCACACCTGACACATCCGCGCACCCCGCGGCGATGTCCCTGGTGTGCGCACCTCGGGTTTCGGCGCCCTGCTCAAACAGCTGCGGCTGGCCGCGGGGCTGACCCAGGAGGCCCTGGCCGAGCGGGCCGGGGTGAGCCCGCGCGCGGTCAGCGACCTGGAACGGGACCCGCACCGCAGCCCGCGGCTGGACACCGTGCGGTTGCTGGCCGACGCCCTGGAACTGGACGCGGACCAGCGTGCGCACGTGCTGGCCGCCGCACGCCCGGGGGCCGTCGAGCCGGTGACGGCCGGGCCGCTGCTGCTGCCGCCGTTGATCGGCCGCGCCGGGGTCGCGGCGGCGCTCACCGAGCTGCTCGAGCGCGGCGAGACCCGGTTGCTGACGCTGACCGGGCCCGGTGGCGTGGGCAAGACGCGCCTCGCGCTGGACGTGCTCGGCGCACTGGGCGAGCAGTACCCCGGCGGCGCCGTGTTCGTCGACCTGTCGCCGGTGCGCGACCCCGGTCTGGTCACCGCGGCGATCGCCCGGCAGGTGGGGCTGGACGAACGCGGGCCGCTGCCGGTGTCCACCCGCCTGACCGCGGTGCTGCGCGACAAGCGGGTGCTCCTGCTGCTGGACAACTTCGAGCACGTGGTCGCCGCCGGGACCGAGGTGCTGGGCCTGCTGACCGCCTGTCCCGGGCTCACCGTCCTGACCACGAGCCGGGTGCCGCTGCGCCTGCGCGCCGAGCGCGAGTACCGCATCGCGCCCCTGGAGTCGCGCGACCCGGACTCGCCGGCGGCCCGGTTGTTCACCGAACGCGCCGCAGCAGCCGGGGTGCCACCGGAGCCCGGTGATGCCGAAGCCGTGGCGGAGATCTGCCGTCGGCTGGACGGGCTGCCGCTGGCGATCGAGCTGGCCGCGGCGCGCGTGCGGTCGCTGCCGCCGCGTGTCCTGCTCCACCGGCTGGAACAGCGGCTGCCGGTGCTGGTCGGCGGCCCTCGCGACCTGCCCGACCGGCAGCGGACGATGCGGGACGCGATCGGCTGGAGCTACCAGCTGCTCTCCGGTGATGCGCGGGCGGCGTTCCGGAAGCTGTCGGTGTTCGCGGGCGGCTGTTCCCGGCACGCCGCGGAATCCGTCGCGAGTGGACAGTCGCTGGACGAGCTGGCCGAGGCGAGCATCGTCGACGTCCGGCCGGACGGGCGCATCCGCATGCTCGAAACGATCCGCGAGTACGGACTCGAGCGGCTGACGGCGGCGGGGGAGGCGGAGGCGGCCGTCCGGGCGCACATCCGCTACTACGCCGGGCTGGCGGAGCGGGGGACGCCGGAGGAGCTGGCGCCCGAGCTCGACAACCTCCGCGCCGCGCTGGAGCGGGCGCTGGCCGCCAGGGACGCGGCACACGCTCTGCGGCTGTGCGCGGCGCTGCCCGCGTTCTGGCTGGAACACGGCCTGCTCGGGGAAGGTGTCCGCGTCGTCCGCGCGGCCCTGGGGCTGGGCGGCGTGGAGCGGGTGCCGGTGCCGACCCGGGTGGCGGCACTGGCCGGAGCCGCCCGGATGGCGATCGAGGTGTCGGCGCTGGCGGACGCCGGGGCCTGGTGCGAGCAGCTGGTCGGTCTGGCCCGGCGGGAGGGGACCGCCGCCGACCTGGTCACCGCGCTCAACACCCGCGGCGTGTTCCGGCGCGTCACCGACCGGTACGCGGAGTCGGCCGCCGACCACGACGAAGCCCGCGCGCTCGCGGACCGGATCGGTGACCGGGCCGGGCACGCCGCGGCGCTGCTCGGGCTGTCCTACGACCTGATGTTCACCGGTGACACCGCGCGGGCCGGTGAGCTGGCCGACCGGGGACTGGCCGAGACCCGCGCGACCGGTTCGGCGCGGGATCTCGGGGAGGCACTCCTGTTGCTCGCCTGGCAGGCCACGCAGGCCGGCCGGCCCGGACGGTCGCGCCGGCTGGCCGGGGAAGCGCTCGAGCTCGCCCGGGCCCGGCGCGACGGCAGCCGCATCGCCGACGCGCTGCGCATCCTGGGCACGAACGCGCAGCTCGACGGCCGGTACGAGGACGCGGCGCGGTGGCTGGGGGAATGCGAACGGCTCCACCGCGCACGCGGCGACGAGCGGAGTGCCGACCAGCTCCTGGCACACCTCGCCCACGTGGCGCAGCTGACCGGCGACCTGCGGCGGGCGCGGGAGCTCGGGGAGGTCGCGCTCGCCTCCGCCCGGCGGTACGGGGACCTGTGGGCCACGGCGATGTCCACCACCCAGCTCGGCCACACCGAGCTCGCCGCCGGCCGGGTCGGCGCGGCGCGGGGGCTGTTCGAGGAGAGCCGGGAGCTGTTCGAGCGCATCGGCAACCCGATGTACCTGTCGTGGTGCCTGGAGGGTCTGGCGGCGGTAGCGGTCGCCGGGGGCCGCCTGGCGGACGCGGCCCGGCTCTGCGCGCAGCGGGACGACGTGGCGGCCGGGCTCCCGCCGATGAATCCGGAGGGGCACCGCGCCACCGTCGCCGCGGTCGGGAGGTTGGCGCGGCCGGAACGGTGACTGCTCGGTGAGTGCGCGTCGTGGCCGCCGCCGTCGTCCGCCGCGCAGGCTGGAGGCCCGTTCCGACCTTTTCGAGGAGATCGTCATGAACCGTCACGTCACCTTCACCACCGGCCTGGTCCTGTGCGCGCTGCTCGGCCTCGCCGACCTCGCCGGCGCCGCCGGTCTCGGCCGGGACGGCGCCCCGCCCGTCGCGGTCGTCGTCATCGGGGCCGTGCTCGGCCTCGTCACGCTCGTCGCCGTGGCTCCGGCGTGGCGGCGCGTCCGGGGCGGGGTGATCACCGTCGTCGTGTCGCGGGCGGTGGCCGGCCTGCTGGCGATCCCGGCGTTCTTCGTCGACGCGCCCGGCTGGGCCCGCCTGCTGGCCGCGATCACGCTGGTGCTCACCGTCGCCGGGGTGGGCCTGCTCGCCGGTGCCGGCCGCGACCGGGTGCCCGCCGGGATGCCGCGATGACGACCGGCAACGCCGCCCCGCCGGTGCCGCGGACCCGCTCCGCCGGTCCGCTGATCGCCACCGGCGGGCTCGCCGGCCTGACGTGGGCGGCCGCCCTGCGCGGCGTGATGGCCGAAGTGTCCGGGCCGGACTCCACCGTCACCTGGTACGGCACCTTCGGCCAGATCCTGCTGCCCGGGGCCGTCACCGGTGCCCTGCTGGCGTGGGCCGAGCACCTGCGCCGCACCGGCGGACGGCGCCGGTGGCGGCTGCTGGCGCTGGCGCCGCTGACGTTCCCCGCTGCCGTACTCCTCTCCCCGGAGACGGTGGCCGCTCTCGGCGGCGGTCAGCCGCTGTTCAGCGGCGGGATCGGTGGCGGCGCGCTGGCAATGCCCCTGTTCGGCATGGCCGGCGGGTACGCGATCGCCGGCCGCGGACGGTGGTGGGCGCGCCTGGCGGCCGGTGCGTTCGCGGTGACGCCGATCCCGGTGTGGGTGCTGGTTTCCGGTGCCTTCGGCCCCGAGTTGGCCGTCACCACCCCGCGCGGGGCCTGGGTCGCCGTGTTGTTCTCCGCCTGCGTCGCGACGCTGGCGCTGGCGTGCGCTGTTCCGCATGGGCGGGTGTGACGTGGGGCGGTGCGGATCGTGTGCGACGCTTCCCCCGGCCCTGCCGCTCCAGCGAACGGATTCGAGTGTGACCGAGCACGCCACCACCACCTTTGCCGAAGCCACCCGCGTCGAGGAGGTGTCCCCGGGACGTTTCACGGCGGAGGCACACCCGGCCTGGACCGTGCTCGGCAAGCCCAACGGCGGCTACCTGCTGGCGATGCTGGGGCGTGCCGCCGCGCGGTCCGGCGCGCACCCGGACGTCGTCGCGGC
The sequence above is a segment of the Amycolatopsis viridis genome. Coding sequences within it:
- the allB gene encoding allantoinase AllB, encoding MSERTLVIRARRTVTPSGERPAAVVVRGGAIAAVEAFDAVVPGAEEVHLAGDEVLLPGLVDSHVHVNDPGRTEWEGFRSATRAAAAGGVTTLVDMPLNSIPPTVDVAALETKRKTARDQIWTDTGFWGGAVPGNVPDLRPLHEAGVFGFKCFLSPSGVEEFGHLDRAQLDAAMREIASFGGLLIVHAEAHDAVGAAHGRDYRDFLASRPREAENRAVREVVELSGATGCRVHILHVSSAEVVPIIAQARAGGVPVTAETCPHYLTLTAEDIPPGATQFKCCPPIRERDNREELWAALRDGVIDLVVSDHSPSTVALKRLDSGDFGEAWGGISSLQLGLPLVWTHGRARGFGLSDVVRWMAQAPAAQTGMRRKGRIEPGCDADFCVLAPDEEFVVAARSLHHRNPITPYEGQRLRGVVRSTWLRGERIDLGAPPRGRMLVRDET
- a CDS encoding bifunctional allantoicase/(S)-ureidoglycine aminohydrolase, with product MNGRYYAPTGGLPPQTQLTTDRAVFTEAYAVLPRGTMTDIVTSNLPFWDGTRVWILARPLSGFAETFAQYIVEVSPGGGSQRPEPDPRAEGVVFVVGGELVVSIDGTAHTLGEGGYAYLPPGTSWSARNEGGELARFHWVRKAYEAVEGLAAPEAFVTNERDIEPAPMPGTGGAWTTTRFVDPADLRHDMHVNIVNFEPGAAIPFPETHVMEHGLYVLEGKAVYLLNKDWVEVQEGDFMWLRAFCPQACYAGGPGRFRYLLYKDVNRHPKL
- the gcl gene encoding glyoxylate carboligase encodes the protein MARMRVVDAAVLILEKEGATQVFGLPGAAINPFYSAMKAHGGIRHVLARHVEAASHMAEGYTRAAPGNIGVCVGTSGPAGTDMITGLYSASADSVPILCITGQAPVAKLHKEDFQAVDISAIAAPVAKMAVTVLEPAQVPGTFAKAFQLMREGRPGPVLIDLPLDVQLAEIEFDIATYEPLPVAKPAATRAQAERALSMLGEAERPLIVSGGGVVNADAAELLVELAELTGVPVVPTLMGWGTIPDDHPLMAGMVGLQTSHRYGNATLLASDFVLGIGNRWANRHTGGLDVYTAGRTFVHVDIEPTQIGRVFAPDYGIVSDARAALEVFVEVARQWRAAGRLPDRSRWAAECRQRRRTLLRKTHFDTVPIKPQRVYQEMNRAFGPGTRYVSTIGLSQIQAAQMLHVYQPRHWINAGQAGPLGWTVPAALGVATAHPDATVVALSGDYDFQFLIEELAVGAQFGIPYVHVLVNNAYLGLIRQAQRGFDMDYCVQLSFENINAPELGGYGVDHVKVAEGLGCKAIRVFEPDDILPSLEKAKTLAAELRVPVVVEIILERVTNVSMGAAAIDDVAEFEELAERPGDAPTAIVPA
- a CDS encoding peroxiredoxin — translated: MDVHLDAGDAAPDFALPGADGATVTLESLRGRRSILYFYPAAGTPGCTTEACDFRDNLASLHAAGVTVVGISPDPPQRLAEWAGAERLTYPLLSDVDGSVHRSYGAWGERTVNGTTGTGPLRSTFVLDATGRIEHAQYAVQAQGHVRKLRALLGI
- a CDS encoding ester cyclase, whose amino-acid sequence is MTAEIKIRARRISEEVFNQGDVAVLDDLLAPGYTQYLAAEDRTTNAAELAAFVAGTRRAFPDLRVHTEEQIVEGDTLVQRLILTGTHQGDAFAGLPPATGARLCVPMVDVYRFDPDGRFTHRWTLWDEHAVRTQLGLTAAPGTP
- a CDS encoding ATP-binding protein, with product MRTSGFGALLKQLRLAAGLTQEALAERAGVSPRAVSDLERDPHRSPRLDTVRLLADALELDADQRAHVLAAARPGAVEPVTAGPLLLPPLIGRAGVAAALTELLERGETRLLTLTGPGGVGKTRLALDVLGALGEQYPGGAVFVDLSPVRDPGLVTAAIARQVGLDERGPLPVSTRLTAVLRDKRVLLLLDNFEHVVAAGTEVLGLLTACPGLTVLTTSRVPLRLRAEREYRIAPLESRDPDSPAARLFTERAAAAGVPPEPGDAEAVAEICRRLDGLPLAIELAAARVRSLPPRVLLHRLEQRLPVLVGGPRDLPDRQRTMRDAIGWSYQLLSGDARAAFRKLSVFAGGCSRHAAESVASGQSLDELAEASIVDVRPDGRIRMLETIREYGLERLTAAGEAEAAVRAHIRYYAGLAERGTPEELAPELDNLRAALERALAARDAAHALRLCAALPAFWLEHGLLGEGVRVVRAALGLGGVERVPVPTRVAALAGAARMAIEVSALADAGAWCEQLVGLARREGTAADLVTALNTRGVFRRVTDRYAESAADHDEARALADRIGDRAGHAAALLGLSYDLMFTGDTARAGELADRGLAETRATGSARDLGEALLLLAWQATQAGRPGRSRRLAGEALELARARRDGSRIADALRILGTNAQLDGRYEDAARWLGECERLHRARGDERSADQLLAHLAHVAQLTGDLRRARELGEVALASARRYGDLWATAMSTTQLGHTELAAGRVGAARGLFEESRELFERIGNPMYLSWCLEGLAAVAVAGGRLADAARLCAQRDDVAAGLPPMNPEGHRATVAAVGRLARPER
- a CDS encoding glycerate kinase codes for the protein MPTVLVASDKFKGSLTAAQVADAVGAGVRRARPDARVRAVPVADGGDGTLAAVLDAGFTAVPVTASGPTGEPVDTRYARRGDVAVVELAAVSGLVRLPGGRLRPLCATSRGTGEVMAAAIAAGCREIVLGVGGSAGTDGGAGLVAALGARLLDASGDDIGDGGVALPDVASIDLTGLRAATRGVAVTIASDVDNPLTGPRGAAAVYGPQKGAGPAEVARLDAALAHWADVVARTTGRDLRDTPGAGAAGGVGFAGLALLGAALRPGIELVLDLAGFAGALRGADLVVTGEGKLDEQTLHGKAPAGVARAAGRAGVPVVAVCGSTTLPPARLHDTGIRAAYALTDLEPDIDVCLRDGARLLETLGERIAAEHLEGGETE
- a CDS encoding 2-hydroxy-3-oxopropionate reductase; protein product: MSSIAFIGLGIMGSPMAVHLAGAGHDVTGYNRTPEKTKPLVDAGGRAAKSIAEAVEGAEVICVMVPDSPDVRAVLAGEGGVFDHARRGALVIDFSSIRPDVTAQLARQARERGLRLLDAPVSGGEAGARNAALSIMVGGEPADFAAAKPIFDVLGKTVVHVGPSGSGQTVKAANQLIVAANIQALAEAVVFLAAYGVDTAAALEVLGGGLAGSTVLQQKKQNMLTHSFEPGFRIELHHKDLGIVTAAAREAGVVIPLGALVAQLMAAAKAAGDGGLDHSGLLRGVERLSGRADT